A segment of the Chlorocebus sabaeus isolate Y175 chromosome 15, mChlSab1.0.hap1, whole genome shotgun sequence genome:
GTGATCATGATTATAAAGTGAGACTAGTCAAAGAGATTGAGTGTTTTTCTCCAGACACATTCAGCTATACAAGTAAGGACACCAAGTAGGCAGATAGATTTAACCAGCAAAGCAGTAGACAGGAAAGAAAGGTGAAGATATAAATATGACAATGATTATCAAGACTGTCTGTGGAATTTAAGTTCCCAGTAAAGAAGGAAGTGAGAACCCGATGATATCAGTTTCCATTAAAAGACAGTAGGATAAAAGGATTTTTCCAGAGAGAATGAAAAATGGATAGatttggatattttttaaaaccgaGTTAGAAAGTTAGAAGGTGGTGCTGTGagaataaaatgttgaaattgTGATCGTAAAGGGATTGCAACTTGGGGTAACAACAAAATCAAGGGTATGAGTCAATGAGGTAGGAGGGAGAACAAAATTGTGAACTAAGAGGCTAGGACTTCAGGGGGAAAAAtccatgaaaacattaaaattaccACAAAGTATATCAGAGGTAGATCGACTGGGAATAATAATGAATCAGGTGCTAATGTCTTCAAAAACTGTGGGAGAATGACAGAGATATTTGCTACACATATATCTGATGAATAACTGCTATACAATATTCTGAACCTgaattttctaaaagtaaaaaaatagaagacaggAGCATTTCAAATAAGAAGATATAAGaatagcaaataagcatatggaaaaaatgGTTCACTTTATTGgtaatcagaaatgcaaaatgaaatagCATTTTACTACAATAGGTTGAAAAAGATTTAAGAATGTGGCAATAAGAAATGCTTGCAAAGATGTAGTGAAATGGAAACATACTCTGCTCATAGGAATGTAAGCAGGGAAagccattttgaaaaaagaatgggggaaggggtaTTACCTGTTAATTTGAAAGGCATACACAGTACCAATTGGTGATCTACTCCTACTTTCCTCATAAAAGTGTGAGGAAAGAGTCTTTTATTTAAAGCCAGCTATGTCTGTGCATTTGATTCCTACATCCAACACAATCTGCgtatttgattttgaaaaatttgctTTACCAGAGAAGTGAGGACggttaaagcaaacaaaaaaaaatacaaagaatgaataagatctactatttgataacttaaagagtgtaactggtgtgtttgtaactcaaaggataaatgcttgaggagatggataccccattttctttttttttttttttttttttttttttttgagacggagtcttgctctgtcgcccagactggagtgcagtggtgcaatctcggctcactgcaagctccgcctcccgagttcacaccattctcctgcctcagcctcccgagtagctgggactacaggcgcccgccactgcgcccggctaattttttctatttttagtagagacggggtttcaccatggtctcgatctcctgaccttgtgatccgcccacctcggcctcccaaagtgctgggattacaggcgtgagccaccgcgcccagcccccattTTCTATACTGTGCTTATTTCACACTGCAtttctgtatcaaaacatcttatgtaccccataaatatatacatctactatatacccacacaaattttttaaatttttttaaagaaaaatttgcttTACCACTGAGCCTCAGGTGTTGTGAAGATTGAAAAAGATCGTTTTTTAAAATACTCAGGGCTGGcaggggacagtggctcatgcctgtaatcccaacattttgggaggccgaggcaggtggatcacctgaggtcaggagttcgagaccagcctggccaacatggtgaaaccccgtctctactaaaaatataaaaattagctgagcgtggtggcaggtgcctgtaatcccagctactagggaggctgaggcaggaaaatcacttgaacccgggaggcggaggttgcagtaagtggagatcacgccattgcactccagcctgggggacaagagggagacttagtctcaaaaaaataaaaataaaaaaaataactcagggctgggcacggtggcttattcctgtaaccccagcactttaggaggccgaagcaggtggatcacttgaggtcaggagtttgagaccagactggtcaacatggtgaaacctcgactgtactaaaatacaaaaattagctaggtgtggtggcaagtgcctgtactgccagctactcgggaggctgaggcagcagaatagcttgaactcgggaggcagaggttgcagtgagccgagatcgcgccactgcactccaacctaggcgacagagcgagactccatctcaaaaaaaaaaaaaaactcaggtcggatgcagtggctcacacctgtaattccagcactttgagaggccgacgagggaggatcatttgagcccaagagtttgagaccagcctgggcaacatggcaaaacccggtctctactaaaaatacgaaaaaaatagCCAGTATGGTGGCTtaggtctgtagtcccagctactcaggaggctgaggtgggaggatcaccgaAGCCTGAGAggccaagactgcagtgaactgagattgcaccactgcactccagcctgggcaacagagcgagattctatcttaaaaaaaaaaaaaaattcaagaatcaTGGAAATATAAgtgttcaatttaaaaattaattttataacggccgggctcagtgactcacgcctgcaatcccagcactttgggaggccgaggtaggtggatcacgagatcaggagatcgagaccatcctggctaacactgtgaaaccccatctcgactaaaaatacaaaaaaaattagtcaggcgcagtggcgggcgcctgtagtcccagctactagggaggctgaggcaggagaatgatgtgaacccgggaggcagagcttgcaatgagcagagatcgtgactgcgctccagcctgggcgacagagagagactctgtctcgaaaagaaaagaaaagaaaaaattaattttattaatatcgttttacattttattaatatgattaataattttctaacatttttaacTTTCAGGATGAAATTATCACAAacgtttcactttttttttttttttttttttttgagacaggatctcactctgttgcccaggctggagtgcagtggcaccaccacaGTTCACtccagctttgacctcccaggctccatcAATCCTGtcatctcagccccccaagtagctgggaccacaggtacgcaccaccacacctggctaatttttgaattttttaatttttcatagggACTGagtctcaccatgctgcccagagtggtcttgaactcctaggctcaagcgatcagccttcctcggcttcccaaagtgctgagattgcaagcgtgagccaccacttccagcttcacttagtattttaaaagcaattttcccAAGTAGAAATCTGCATTTCCTGAATACTCCTAAAATGAAATGATTTAGTAGCATTAAAGGAATTGTATGTTGCATTTGGATGGGTCGGTGAGATCTTTCTGAGCGGTCTTTTCTCTAGAATCCCTGAAATCGCAAGAAAACATGACTTCTACAGGCGAGCCATCTTTGAAATTCTATTACAGTTGTACCATTTTTTCTGAATAAGTTATACCGATCATTCTATCCTCTAGGGGCCTGTATGAGTACTTCCCCAGCGTGACCGACCAACCACAGCCACGGATACTGGACAGCCAGGATACCTCCGCCTCTAGCGCGAGTCCTCCAGGGGGCGGAGCATTGCGTGACATTTTGCGACTTCTGTTCCGCTGCCGTCATTTACAACATAATTGGTTTTGCAGTGAGCATCCGGGTCTGCGTCAGGAAGGCCCAAGATTCCAACGCGCTAGGCTGAGCCCGGCGGCCGGCGAGGCACCACCAGCAGCCCGGACTGCGGTCCCCCGGGAGGCGCCCCTGGAGCTCCGAGGACTCTACTCAACCCGCCTCGCCTACCCCTGACATCTGTTACCTCAAATAGGACTTCACCGCCCGCGCTCCCCACGTCCTCTGCTAGGCCCAGGAGCGCCGTCCACAGCGCCGTCGAGGTGATGGGCAGCCGGCCCCGCAGCCCCAGAGCTTGCCCTGCGCCCTGGTGGGGACAGCGGCCAGGAGGACCCTGCCCTGCCAAGCGCCTCCGATTGGAGGAGTCCGCGGGCCCCGAACCCCGCGTGGCGCCCAGCCTGGAAGACACGGCGGGGATCCCGGCCGTGGGCGCGCTTACCTCCGTAGTGGTCCTGGCCGCGGGCTGTGCCCTGCGTGTGCCCCTGGACGACGTCGACCTGGTGCTAGAGCCCGCACCAACGTCGATCCTGCGAGTGTCTCTCGGTGGACACACCCTCATCCTGATCCCCGAGGTCCTTCTGAGCTCCGTCGACGAACGCTCAGGAGCACAGGGCGACCCGTCTGCCGGCCTGGAAGCGAACGTTTTCCTGGGCGCTCTCAGGGAGGACGTCGTCTTCGAGCTGGAATTCTGTGCATCTGTCCCAGAGATCGCCGCCCAGGAAGAGGCCTACGAGGAGGAGGCGGACCCCGAGTTCCCGGAGCTCCGGATGGACTCCCCAACCGGCTCAGCCGCTGGGCTCTACCCCTCCGCTAGAAGTATGTTCAGCCCCTACCAGGAGGGGCCCATGCCAGAACCCTGTGCTCTGGCCCCCAACCCCAGTTTGGAGAGCGTACGCCCCGTCTTCGACCCGGAATTCCACCTTCTGGAGCCTGTCCCCAGCTCACCTctccaacctctacctccctctcCGCGCGTGGGGAGTCCAGGTCCCCACACTCACCCGCAGCTACAAGAACGCCCTCCGTGCAAGGCCCGGAGACGCCTGTTCCAGGCATAAACCCCCACCCCCACGTACACACAACAATCCTGGCCGCTCTACTAGCGGCCCTCTGGGATTGCGGGAATCTTTCACATTATCCAACAACCTGGAAATTGGGCACCCTGTGTTCGGACAATTGCTTTTTCGCTGCACACTACCGATAGTAGGAGACGAAGACGTTAGCAAGAAAAGGCATATTCTAGACCTCATCTTTAAATAGAAAATCTGCCCAGGGATACCAGAAAATGTGTCCAGATTTCCGGGCTTCTTTACAAGGTCATATTCAGATCCCTTCATTCTCCCTCGTTTTGCATCAGTTATTTCTCTCAAATTCCAGTCTTTCTCCAGCATCGTACTGCCACTCCCGTTTCTCCCCAAACCAAGAAACCACTAGATCTCTTAAACGTTGTTAGTTAcgttgttatttttttcccatgaatTTTGGAAGACTTAGCCATGGTTTTTCTAAGGGTTTTTCCAACTGTTCTCCCAGGAAACTGCCAAACAGTATGCTTACTATACAATACTGTATGTTGCTTCTTCCTAGGAACCCCTTATCCTGCTGAAGTTCTCTTCCAGTCTTCTAATTCTAAATGAAAAgttgtgttgaattttatcagatgttTTCAGCATGCATTgtgttatgtattttttgttttaatttgttaatCTGGTGATTTCACCCAATGGCAAGTGTTTGCATTCCTGCTATTCTACATTATTTTATACCTTTTAAAATCTACCGAGTTTTTTCTCATGTAAACCAAActtctaacttttaaaatgttaatttattactGTATTTGTCTCATATTTGTATATAGGAGATAAAATATTACTGGTGAAGCTGATGTCAATGagctgattttatttaaaaacatcagTAACTATTCAGATCTACTACTATGCCTTACCAATTATTTCCTGCCTTTTTATTCTTACATTCCACTCCCTCATTctagcttcagttttctttttgttgaagaatatcctttaatatttctttccaCTGTGTCTTACGTGTGATAAACTATCTTGCTTCTGTAAGTCTGACCATGTTTTTGTGtgataaactttctgagaactatatgtctgtaaatattttaattacatcttcattcttaattttaaaatgatatttaactACAGTACTTTAAAGATATTAGCCCGTTGTtttgacattttttgttgttgcaggATGTCTTCTGTCAATGAAGTTGTTATTCCTTTTATATTACAACAAGTTGTAATTTGgctgttcatgtgtgtgtgtgtgtgtgtgtgtgttttctttttttaagacaggattcactctgtcgcccaagcggcggtgcagtggtgcaatcacggctcactgcagcctcaacatcccaggctcaagtgtattttttgtagggacagggtttcaccatgttgcccaggctagtctggaactcctgggctcaactgatccacccaccttaacctcccaaagtgctgggattacaggtgt
Coding sequences within it:
- the LOC103241591 gene encoding proline-rich protein 23B, whose protein sequence is MGSRPRSPRACPAPWWGQRPGGPCPAKRLRLEESAGPEPRVAPSLEDTAGIPAVGALTSVVVLAAGCALRVPLDDVDLVLEPAPTSILRVSLGGHTLILIPEVLLSSVDERSGAQGDPSAGLEANVFLGALREDVVFELEFCASVPEIAAQEEAYEEEADPEFPELRMDSPTGSAAGLYPSARSMFSPYQEGPMPEPCALAPNPSLESVRPVFDPEFHLLEPVPSSPLQPLPPSPRVGSPGPHTHPQLQERPPCKARRRLFQA